CCGAGGCACTGATGACGCCCGCTGAGCAGCTGCACAATCAGTGTCCCTGGAAGGAATATCGCTCCGATACGGGCAAAGTGTATTACCACAATGTGGCCACGAAGGAAACATGCTGGGAGCCACCGCCGGAGTATGTGGACATGaaggccaaagccaaggcGGAGGAGTAAGTACACTGAAGGCATAGCCCTGGTCCATTTACTCACCCTTGGGCGCTTGCACTTGGATTTGTttcagagctgctgctgcagccaaagCGGTGGCAGCCATGACATCCTCCAGCTTGACGGGACTGGCGCCGCATGTGGCATTGGCCAGCATCTTGCCAGCCGCACTGCCCGCTGTTCCACGGATACCCACGCCCGAGATTCACTCACCGCTGACGCCGAGCAGCAACGAGAACTCATCATCGGCACTCGACCAGGCCATGGCGGCCACATTGGCCTCCATTGAGGTGCCGCAGCCGACTTGTGAGTGCCACCCAACCATGATTTAGCTACGGGATTAActtctttgttgtttatttcTAGCTAAAAAGGATGACAAGTCATCGGAGGGCAGTCCGCTGGTGTTCAAGGACAAGCGCGAGGCTATCGAGGCCTTCAAGGACCTACTGCGGGATCGCAATGTGCCCTCAAACGCCAATTGGGATCAGTGCGTGAAGATCATATCGAAGGATCCGCGCTACAGCGCCTTCAAGAACCTCAACGAGCGCAAGCAGACGTTCAATGCCTACAAGACGCAAAAGGTGAAGGACGAGCGGGAGGAGTCGCGCCTGAAGGCCAAGAAGGCGAAAGAGGATCTGGAGCAGTTTCTCATGTCCAGCGATAAGATGAACTCCCAGATGAAGTATTTCCGGTGTGAGGAGGTCTTCGCGGGCAATCGGACGTGGACCGTGGTGCCAGAAACGGATCGCCGGGACATCTATGAGGATTGCATATTCAATCTGGGCAAgcgggagaaggaggaggcgcGAGTCCTGAAGAAGCGCAACATGAAGGTGCTGGGCGAGCTGCTGGAGTCGATGACATCCATCAATCATGCCACCACGTGGTCCGAGGCTCAGGTTATGCTCCTGGACAATGTTGCATTCAAAAACGATGTCACCCTCCTGGGCATGGACAAGGAGGATGCCCTGATTGTCTTCGAGGAGCACATACGCAcgctggagaaggaggaggaggaggagcgagaGCGCGAGAAGAAGCGAATGAAGCGACAGCAGCGCAAGAATCGTGACTCATTTCTGGCACTGCTCGACTCGCTGCACGAGGAGGGCAAACTCACCTCCATGTCGCTGTGGGTGGAGCTGTATCCCATCATATCCGCAGATCTGCGCTTCTCGGCGATGCTCGGCCAGAGCGGTTCCACCCCGTTGGATCTGTTCAAGTTCTATGTGGAGAATCTGAAGGCACGCTTCCATGACGAAAGGAAAATCATACGAGAGATTCTCAAGGAGAAGGCATTTGTGGTGCAGGCCAAGACATCATTCGAGGACTTTGCCACGGTGGTGTGCGAGGATAAACGTTCTGCCAGTCTGGATGCGGGCAATGTGAAGCTCACGTATAATTCGCTGCTAGAAAAGGTAAGCCATGAGGCATGGAAATTCGTTTAGAATTCGTTTTTAAATTCACTTTTATGTACCAGGCGGAGGCCATTGAAAAGGAGCGCATGAAGGAGGAGGTGCGACGGCTGCGAAAGCTGgagaatgaaattaaaaacgaaTGGCTCGAGGCGAACGTCTCGGTGGCCGAGACCTATGACAGTGCCAAGAAGTTGGTCGAGCATTTGGAGGCATTTGCTGTGTACGAGAAGGAAATCGGTGTGGAAAAGATCTGGGAGGACTTTATCAAGGAGAGCGAAGATGCGTGCAGTCATCATCATTCGCGTTCGCGTAAAtccaaaaagaataaaaagcacaaaaagcgAGTACGATCCACATCGAGATCGGACATTGAAAACGAACTGGTTGAGGTGGAAAAGTCCAAGCGAAGGCGTTCCAAATCCCGTTCTGTgagtatttttcaattatttggtTTCCCTTAATGATTCTTTGACCGTGCCCAACAGCATTCACTGAGCTCCATTGGCAGCATCGAGAGCGAAAAGCTgctaaagaagaaaaagaagcgcAAGAACAAACTGCGAGGAGTAAGTGGCCACCAGCGACGCAATCTTACCAACAATCTCTTAATTGTTTCCTTGTTTATTTTGCAGTCATCGTGTGAGTCGGACTTGGGTGGGAATCTGTCGCCCAGCTTGGCGTTGCTGCACAACGATTCAAATTCGCATTCGCCggccaagaaaaagaaaaaggaaaaacgttCCAAAAAAGACAAAGAAGGCAAACGGCACAATAGACACAATCGCTCCACGACACCACTCAGTCCCGTCCAGTCCATGGATTCGGTTGGCTCGCGCAACGAGGAACTTACGCTAAGCGATGGCGAACTGGAATCAAAGCGGGCAGCGCTTCTGGCACAACTCAATGAGCAAATGCTGGACGAATGATTGCTGCCAGCGTGAATTTACCAGCGTAGACCATCATAGGCAGGCAAAAACTGTGGGAAAACTGCTAGATGCCTAATGCGGGGTGTAGCTCATTAGTTGCTTAGTTAATGGAGCTAAAACAAATCTTGAATGCTGCCCAACTGCAACGATCTTTGCCTCCCACCCCCAGCACAAGtcacacacagcaaaacaaacacttAATATAATTTCTTAGACGCAATAAGTTTGGATGTATAAAACAACACAAGATTGTACACAGAATTTGTtctaatttaaatgcaatcgATTTTGGTCAGTGTCCCCCCCTGCAAgagaataaaaaaacaaaatgaatgtaACGATCAATGCGGCTGCTCCACTCCGACTGCCTAAAAGTATTCACCCGCCGACTCATACACTCGCGGGCAATGTAGTTCTGCCAATTGGGCATAGGCGCTGCTTGAACCAACCTTAATTTTGAGTTCAACCGACCGCCTGTTCCACACATGCGCCACATACGAGTCTTTGATGGCGGCCATGGTCTCCTCCAGCCTGTGCGGCTGGAAGAAGTGCTTCCAATGCCTGAATGGTACAGCGTAAAAGGCTTTGCTGTCAAACACCTGAAAGCCCAAGCAGCGGTTGCGATTCTCCAGCAGCACTGAGATATTTTTGGTGCCGCAAATCTTTTGGGCCACGCGTGTCATCACCCCTGGGCCATTGCCGGCCCAATTGAGGCCATTGAAATTATGCTGAAAATCGTACAGCAGCGACTCGGCAATCTTATGACCAAAGCCAGTTGGTGTCAAGCTTATGACGGCGGAGCTAATCACATCATCGGGATCGGCTCCAGTGTAATTGGGTGGCACATCCTCCATACTTTTCAGCACAACCACATCCAAGTCCAGATACAATCCGCCATAGCGAAACAGTGTTAAAAAACGCAGGAAATCGGAGATGTGGGAGACAGCAAATCTGCAAATGTGAAAGTGATTTTTAACTTCCCATTTCTGAGTTCCAACTTACCGCGAGCGAAAGAGTTGACTGTTCTTGAGCCATTCCTCGATGGGTGTACCGGCAGCATATCTCCAGAGATTAACACGCCTCAAATGGACATTGCTGTAGCTAAGGATAGCATCGAAAAGAGGCTGCTCCGTGCTTTTCTTGCTTTCGTTTGAGTGAACACCACCAAGTAGGTATTTTCGatggacaaacaaaacaaatacttGGGAATTCGGATTGTGGAGTGCCGCAGATTCGATTGCACACGCTTGACGGGCATTCAGCTTCAGTGGATGATTATactctttatttttggcatcgTAGCTGCGCGTTTCATGGAAAAATATGCTCCGTCCGGGCGTGGGCCTGGGCAATGCCAGTAGAACATCATCTACACGGATACTCGCCAGGGGTTCAACCGATGCCACTATCGGCTGTGGCATCAACTCTGCATCCTCCTTATTTGGCCAATTGTATGTGAGGCAAATTCCACCTGTCAGTATCACAATCAAAACGATGAACAGCAAGCGAAGTCGGCCATGGTCATGAAATCTCAGGAGCATGCTGAGGGCGAGAAAACTCAAGCTCTGACGATCTACGTCGCTCGAATGTGGACAACAATGTAATTTAGTGAAATAAATACCTACAAATATATAAGTATTTGGGCAGATTCTTCATTGAAACCAGGCATACTATTATCGGCAACAATTTTCGACACAGCCTTCTTGAAGTAGAAAATGTTGTAAGAGTACATTGTAAATGTGTGTTCGCAGTTAAGTTTTATACTTAAAATGGATGTGGCTTACAATTTGAACCATTACAAAGCTTCACATATTTATTCTCAAGAGTTGTTCCCGTCGAGAAAGAGCAATTGGATGTTGCACATTGAAAGCAAGAAAGACTCGGAGCGAGGAGAATTTACCAACTTATTCACCACAGCGGCAATCTCTTTGCGCCTTTCTAGCGCGCGCCTCTCCGAGCGTGAGTTATTGGCCTCCACCACACTGATTGCCTTTTCGCACCTTGTGATATTGGGATATTTTACTTTGCACACCGGTAAATTATTTTCAGGCCATGTCGCACAATAGGGATATTTTACTTTGCACGACGGTAAGTTTTTTTTAGGCTAAGTCAAAGGAACTGCAACAGAAGGAGGCAGCGTTTATCCCTCGTGTTTATTCCGTAgtgagaaaaaataaaaaccgctGCAGGCGAGTGCAAAGCCAAGAAAACTCTTCGCCTAAAAATATTCACCCGCCGCATGATAGGCGCGCGGGCAGTTACGTTCTGCCAATTGGGCATATGCGCTGCTTGAACCCACCTTAATGGGCACCTTATTTGACTGCTTGTTCCACACATGCACCACATACGAGTACTTGGTGCGTGCCATGGTCTCCTCCAGTTCGTCGGGCTCGAAGAGGTGCCTCCAATTTCCGGATGGTACAGGGTTAAAGGCTTTGCAGTCAAACACTTGGAAGCCCAAGCAGCGTTTGCGATTCTCCAGCAGTAGTGAGATATTTTTGGTGCCGCAAATTTGTTGGGCCACGCGTGTCATCACACCCGGGCCATTGTTACCCCAATGTCGGCCATTGAAATTATGCTGAAAGTCGAACAGCAGCGACTCGGCAATCTTATGACCAACGCCAGTTGGTGTCAAGTTTATGACGGCAGAGCTAATCACGTCCTCGAACTCGGCTCCAGTGTAATTGGGTGGCACATCCTCCATACTTTTCAGCACAACCACATCCAAGTCCAGATACAATCCGCCATAGCGAAACAGTGTTAAAAAACGCAGGAAATCCGATATATGAGAGACCAAAAAGCTGTAAATGTGAAAATGATATTGAATACTTAGATTTCCATCGGATTTACTCGGATTTCACACTCACCGCGAGCGAAAGAGGGTACCGTTCTTGAGCCATTCCTCGATGGGTGTGCCCGAAGCGTAGCGCCAGAGATTCAGACGCCTCAAATGGACATTGCTGTAGCTTAGGATAGCATCGAAAAGGGGCTGCTCCGTGCTGTTCTTGCCTTCGTTGGAGTGAACGCCAGCAAGTGCGTATTTTCGatggacaaacaaaacaaatacttGGGAATTTGGATTGTGGAGTGCCGCAGATTCGATTGCACACGCTTGACGGGCATTCAGCTTCAGTGGATGATTATactctttatttttggcatcgTAGCTGCGCGTTTCATGGAAAAATATGCTCCGTCCGGGCGTGGGCCTGGGCAATGCCAGTAGAACATCATCTACACGGATACTCGCCAGGGGTTCAACCGATGCCACTATCGGCTGTGGCATCAACTCTGCATCCTCCTTATTTGGCCAATTGTATGTGAGGCAAATTCCACCTGTCAGTATCACAATCAAAACGATGAACAGCAAGCGAAGTCGGCCATGGTCATGAAATCTCAGGAGCATGCTGAGGGCAAGAAAACTCAAGCTCTGACGATCTACGTCGCTCGAATGTGGACAACAATGTAATTTAGTGAAATAAATACCTACAAATATATAAGTATTTGGGCAGATTCTTCATTGAAACCAGGCATACTATTATCGGCAACAATATTCGACACAGCCTTCTTGAAGTAGAAAATGTTGTAAGAGTACATTGTAAATGTGTGTTCGCAGTTAAGTTTTATACTTAAAATGGATGTGGCTTACAATTTGAACCATTACAAAGCTTCACATATTTATTCTCAAGAGTTGTTCCCGTCGAGAAAGAGCAATTGGATGTTGCACATTGAAAGCAAGAAAGACTCGGAGCGAGGAGAATTTACCAACTTATTCACCACAGCGGCAATCTCTTTGCGCTTTTCTAGCGCGCGCCTCTCCGAGCGTGGGTTATTGGCCTCCACCACACTGGTTGCCTTTTCGCACCTATGTGATCTTGGGATATTTTACTTTGCACACCGGTAAATTATTTTGAGAGGCCATGTCGCACAATAGAGATATTTTACTTTGCACGACGGTAAGTTTTTTTTAGGCTAAGTCAAAGGAACTGCAACAGAAGGAGGCAGCGTTTATCCCTCGTGTTTATTCCGTAgtgagaaaaaataaaaaccgctGCAGGCGAGTGCAAAGCCAAGAAAACTCTTCGCCTAAAAATATTCACCCGCCGCATGATAGGCGCGCGGGCAGTTACGTTCTGCCAATTGGGCATATGCGCTGCTTGAACCCACCTTAATGGGCACCTTATTTGACTGCTTGTTCCACACATGCACCACATACGAGTACTTGGTGCGTGCCATGGTCTCCTCCAGTTCGTCGGGCTCGAAGAGGTGCCTCCAATTTCCGGATGGTACAGGGTTAAAGGCTTTGCAGTCAAACACTTGGAAGCCCAAGCAGCGTTTGCGATTCTCCAGCAGTAGTGAGATATTTTTGGTGCCGCAAATTTGTTGGGCCACGCGTGTCATCACACCCGGGCCATTGTTACCCCAATGTCGGCCATTGAAATTATGCTGAAAGTCGAACAGCAGCGACTCGGCAATCTTATGACCAACGCCAGTTGGTGTCAAGTTTATGACGGCAGAGCTAATCACGTCCTCGAACTCGGCTCCAGTGTAATTGGGTGGCACATCCTCCATACTTTTCAGCACAACCACATCCAAGTCCAGATACAATCCGCCATAGCGAAACAGTGTTAAAAAACGCAGGAAATCCGATATATGAGAGACCAAAAAGCTGTAAATGTGAAAATGATATTGAATACTTAGATTTCCATCGGATTTACTCGGATTTCACACTCACCGCGAGCGAAAGAGGGTACCGTTCTTGAGCCATTCCTCGATGGGTGTGCCCGAAGCGTAGCGCCAGAGATTCAGACGCCTCAAATGGACATTGCTGTAGCTTAGGATAGCATCGAAAAGGGGCTGCTCCGTGCTGTTCTTGCCTTCGTTGGAGTGAACGCCAGCAAGTGCGTATTTTCGatggacaaacaaaacaaatacttGGGAATTTGGATTGTGGAGTGCCGCAGATTCGATTGCACACGCTTGACGGGCATTCAGCTTCAGTGGATGATTATactctttatttttggcatcgTAGCTGCACGTTTCATGGAAAAATATGCTCCGTCCGGGCGTGGGCCTGGGCAATGCCAGTAGAACATCATCTACACGGATACTCGCCAGGGGTTCAACCGATGCCACTATCGGCTGTGGCATCAACTCTGCATCCTCCTCATTTGGCCAATTGTATGTGAGGCAAATTCCAACTGTCAGTATCACAATCAAAACGATAAACAGCAAGCGGAGTCGCCTATGGTCATGAAATCTCAGCAGCATGCCGAGGGCAAGAAAACTCAAGCTCTGATGATCTACGACGCTCAAATTTAGACAACAATATAATTTagtcaaataaataactataaatgttttagtttttggtaaAGGGCTTTCCTTGTAAGCAGGAATACTACGATGGACATCAAACCATATTCGTCAAAGCCTTCTGGAAGAAGAAAATTTGTTAAAAGTACACAAATGTGTTTCTCAGATGTTAAATTGTCTACTTACTCATTGCAATAATACAATTAGTGGTATTAAAATGGACATGCCTTAAAAATTGAACCATTCAAATAGCTGTTCACGTTTGGTTGTTCTCTCGGAGCAAGGTGAATTTCCGAGCGTCTCCACCACAGCGGCAATCTCTTTCGGTGGTCAATTTTTCTATCTCTATTCCTTTCTAGCACTTGCCTCTCTGAGCGTGAGTCATTGGTCCTCACCACACTGATTGCCATGTAGCACATTGGGGATATTTTACTTTGTTCTTAGGCCAAAGTaaaaggaacagcaacagaagcaggcTGCCTTTATCCCTCGTGTTTATCCCGATGTCAGATTAAATAAAAGCCGCTGCAACCTTCCCCTAGAAATATTCACCCGCCGCATGATAGGCGCGCGGGCAATTGCGTTCTGCCAATTTGGCATAGGCACTGCTTGAACCCACCTTAATGGGCACCTTATTCGACTGCTTGTTCCACACATGCACAACATACGAGTATTTGGTGCGTGCCATGGTCTGCTCCAGTCTGTCGGGATTGAAGAGATCACGCCACTGCCTGGAGGACACAGCGTAGAAGGCGCCGCGCCAATACACCTTGAGGCCCATGCAGCGCTTGCGATCATCCTGCATCAGTGCGACGTAATCAGTGTCGCAAATCCGCTGGGCCACGCGGGTAATCACACCCGGTCCGTTGTTACCCCAATTGTGGCCATTGAAATTATGCTGAAAGTCGCGCAGACACAACTCGGCAATCTCGTGTCCAATGCCAGTGGCTGACAAGTTAATGATTCCAGCGGCAAGCATATAATCGGACTCGGCTCCAGCGTAATTGGGTGGAACATTCTCCATGCTTTGCAGCACGACCACATCCATGTCCAAATACAGGCCGCCATAGCGAAATAGTGTTACAAAACGCAGGAAATCCGACACATGAGAGACCAAAAATCTGGAAATGTGAAAGTGATTTTTAGCTTCCCATTTCTGAGTTCCAGCTTACCGCGAACGAAAGAGTTGACCGTTCTTGAGCCATTCCTCGACGGGCGTGCCGGCAGCGTATCTCCAGAGGTTCACACGCCTCAACTGGACATTTCCATAGCTTAAGATGGCATCGACTAGTGGCTGTTggttgccgctgctctgcccGTTGGGACTAGCCCGGTATTTGGGATCGGCGAATAATACAAACACCTGGAAATTTGGATTATGCAATGCTGCAGATTCGATGGCGCAGGCTTGTCGTGCGCTGAGGTTTAGTCGACTATGCTGCTCGGCTTTGGCATCGTAGCAGCTCGTTTCGTGGAAAAATATGCTCCGTCCGGGCGTGGGCCTTGGCTCCGACAATAGAATATCGTCgagacgaaacgaaaatgattgatttgtttttgctggtaCTAAAATTAGAGACAAGAGCAAAAGGTATGCACGTGTCATCATTCGTAGCAGGGGCTGCCTCGGTAGCATGgtccatttgcatttaaatttggaatttacatacaaatgtaatgAAAACTACACAAATCTGATTAAATTTGTTGTGCCTACTTTCTGATCAAAATCATATTGGAAATACTTTGAAATATAATAGCAGCACTCAAAACACTTCGTTAACATATTCCCAACACAAATGTGAAACCCAGTAACCCACGTCCGATGCCAAATTGTAGTTCCTGTATGAACACAGAAAAATAGTCAGTAATCTAGTTTCAGCACGAGagaacacagcaaaaaaaaaataataataattttaagtaaaaagtgtaaatatttttagttaGGTTTAAGCACAAAGTGGACTTttttacccacacacacacgtactaTGCACATTGTAAGCTGAATTTTTGTGagttttcaatcattttcatttcataaaTTGTACTTTTATTTAGACTGTGGAGTCAATAGTCACAATGGACACAAATCAATGGACACAATGGACATCTTTCAATGGGCGTTTCCCTCGAACTCCTCGTTTGCATACTAATCACACGACTCAAGGAGAGTCATTTATTCAAGCAGGTGCCAATGGAATTACACAAAAACACTGGTGAGTTTATCTTAGCTAACCGTGGGAAAATATGCTTTTAATTCTGAAACTTACAAATAATTTTCtacaatttatatttcagatacaaaaaaaaacatgacaTTGAATCGATTTTGATGTCGGAGAGTGTGGAGTAGGCCTACTGGGGATACCACGCTAAAAAAAACGAGCCTTGAACTCTACCAAATTCTGGTGGTGTGGAAAAGAGTTCTTAAcagtgtaaaaataaataaatgaataataaaaatataattatataaaatgtatatatttgtaattGCATTTACTTAATTGTATATAATCAGCCCCAccaaatatttcataaataaattaataaatcttTGTTTAGAGAAAAGAATTCTTGATCTGCCTAGCAAAAGGTTGAAAATCGTAAAAATATTCTTGTGTGAATAAAAGGCCACTTGATTGtaataaaaattgtgaaaatattttaaaagaaaTGAATGGGAGAATTTTtgcatgtaaataaatatagataaaTCCTGAATCCATGGATCGGAGCTGGAAAATTCACATATTTTTGCATCCAAGCACTTCATCCACAACTACAATACCAGTGCTCCGCCTAGTCCAGGTCCTAAAGCATTACATTTTcatccaaaaaagaaacacc
The sequence above is a segment of the Drosophila subobscura isolate 14011-0131.10 chromosome U, UCBerk_Dsub_1.0, whole genome shotgun sequence genome. Coding sequences within it:
- the LOC117900613 gene encoding pre-mRNA-processing factor 40 homolog A isoform X1 — translated: MNVPPSNGAAAVGRGMGYTPPAIVPQFPPPGFGAPPPPELAAAFGVMASNTEWTEHKAPDGRPYYYNQNTKQSSWEKPEALMTPAEQLHNQCPWKEYRSDTGKVYYHNVATKETCWEPPPEYVDMKAKAKAEEAAAAAKAVAAMTSSSLTGLAPHVALASILPAALPAVPRIPTPEIHSPLTPSSNENSSSALDQAMAATLASIEVPQPTSKKDDKSSEGSPLVFKDKREAIEAFKDLLRDRNVPSNANWDQCVKIISKDPRYSAFKNLNERKQTFNAYKTQKVKDEREESRLKAKKAKEDLEQFLMSSDKMNSQMKYFRCEEVFAGNRTWTVVPETDRRDIYEDCIFNLGKREKEEARVLKKRNMKVLGELLESMTSINHATTWSEAQVMLLDNVAFKNDVTLLGMDKEDALIVFEEHIRTLEKEEEEEREREKKRMKRQQRKNRDSFLALLDSLHEEGKLTSMSLWVELYPIISADLRFSAMLGQSGSTPLDLFKFYVENLKARFHDERKIIREILKEKAFVVQAKTSFEDFATVVCEDKRSASLDAGNVKLTYNSLLEKAEAIEKERMKEEVRRLRKLENEIKNEWLEANVSVAETYDSAKKLVEHLEAFAVYEKEIGVEKIWEDFIKESEDACSHHHSRSRKSKKNKKHKKRVRSTSRSDIENELVEVEKSKRRRSKSRSHSLSSIGSIESEKLLKKKKKRKNKLRGSSCESDLGGNLSPSLALLHNDSNSHSPAKKKKKEKRSKKDKEGKRHNRHNRSTTPLSPVQSMDSVGSRNEELTLSDGELESKRAALLAQLNEQMLDE
- the LOC117900613 gene encoding pre-mRNA-processing factor 40 homolog A isoform X2, whose protein sequence is MGYTPPAIVPQFPPPGFGAPPPPELAAAFGVMASNTEWTEHKAPDGRPYYYNQNTKQSSWEKPEALMTPAEQLHNQCPWKEYRSDTGKVYYHNVATKETCWEPPPEYVDMKAKAKAEEAAAAAKAVAAMTSSSLTGLAPHVALASILPAALPAVPRIPTPEIHSPLTPSSNENSSSALDQAMAATLASIEVPQPTSKKDDKSSEGSPLVFKDKREAIEAFKDLLRDRNVPSNANWDQCVKIISKDPRYSAFKNLNERKQTFNAYKTQKVKDEREESRLKAKKAKEDLEQFLMSSDKMNSQMKYFRCEEVFAGNRTWTVVPETDRRDIYEDCIFNLGKREKEEARVLKKRNMKVLGELLESMTSINHATTWSEAQVMLLDNVAFKNDVTLLGMDKEDALIVFEEHIRTLEKEEEEEREREKKRMKRQQRKNRDSFLALLDSLHEEGKLTSMSLWVELYPIISADLRFSAMLGQSGSTPLDLFKFYVENLKARFHDERKIIREILKEKAFVVQAKTSFEDFATVVCEDKRSASLDAGNVKLTYNSLLEKAEAIEKERMKEEVRRLRKLENEIKNEWLEANVSVAETYDSAKKLVEHLEAFAVYEKEIGVEKIWEDFIKESEDACSHHHSRSRKSKKNKKHKKRVRSTSRSDIENELVEVEKSKRRRSKSRSHSLSSIGSIESEKLLKKKKKRKNKLRGSSCESDLGGNLSPSLALLHNDSNSHSPAKKKKKEKRSKKDKEGKRHNRHNRSTTPLSPVQSMDSVGSRNEELTLSDGELESKRAALLAQLNEQMLDE
- the LOC117900615 gene encoding lactosylceramide 4-alpha-galactosyltransferase-like, which translates into the protein MLLRFHDHGRLRLLFIVLIVILTGGICLTYNWPNKEDAELMPQPIVASVEPLASIRVDDVLLALPRPTPGRSIFFHETRSYDAKNKEYNHPLKLNARQACAIESAALHNPNSQVFVLFVHRKYLLGGVHSNESKKSTEQPLFDAILSYSNVHLRRVNLWRYAAGTPIEEWLKNSQLFRSRFAVSHISDFLRFLTLFRYGGLYLDLDVVVLKSMEDVPPNYTGADPDDVISSAVISLTPTGFGHKIAESLLYDFQHNFNGLNWAGNGPGVMTRVAQKICGTKNISVLLENRNRCLGFQVFDSKAFYAVPFRHWKHFFQPHRLEETMAAIKDSYVAHVWNRRSVELKIKVGSSSAYAQLAELHCPRVYESAGEYF
- the LOC117900616 gene encoding lactosylceramide 4-alpha-galactosyltransferase-like; translation: MLLRFHDHGRLRLLFIVLIVILTGGICLTYNWPNKEDAELMPQPIVASVEPLASIRVDDVLLALPRPTPGRSIFFHETRSYDAKNKEYNHPLKLNARQACAIESAALHNPNSQVFVLFVHRKYALAGVHSNEGKNSTEQPLFDAILSYSNVHLRRLNLWRYASGTPIEEWLKNGTLFRSRFLVSHISDFLRFLTLFRYGGLYLDLDVVVLKSMEDVPPNYTGAEFEDVISSAVINLTPTGVGHKIAESLLFDFQHNFNGRHWGNNGPGVMTRVAQQICGTKNISLLLENRKRCLGFQVFDCKAFNPVPSGNWRHLFEPDELEETMARTKYSYVVHVWNKQSNKVPIKVGSSSAYAQLAERNCPRAYHAAGEYF
- the LOC117900614 gene encoding lactosylceramide 4-alpha-galactosyltransferase-like; the protein is MLLRFHDHRRLRLLFIVLIVILTVGICLTYNWPNEEDAELMPQPIVASVEPLASIRVDDVLLALPRPTPGRSIFFHETCSYDAKNKEYNHPLKLNARQACAIESAALHNPNSQVFVLFVHRKYALAGVHSNEGKNSTEQPLFDAILSYSNVHLRRLNLWRYASGTPIEEWLKNGTLFRSRFLVSHISDFLRFLTLFRYGGLYLDLDVVVLKSMEDVPPNYTGAEFEDVISSAVINLTPTGVGHKIAESLLFDFQHNFNGRHWGNNGPGVMTRVAQQICGTKNISLLLENRKRCLGFQVFDCKAFNPVPSGNWRHLFEPDELEETMARTKYSYVVHVWNKQSNKVPIKVGSSSAYAQLAERNCPRAYHAAGEYF
- the LOC117900617 gene encoding lactosylceramide 4-alpha-galactosyltransferase-like isoform X2; protein product: MLPRQPLLRMMTRAYLLLLSLILVPAKTNQSFSFRLDDILLSEPRPTPGRSIFFHETSCYDAKAEQHSRLNLSARQACAIESAALHNPNFQVFVLFADPKYRASPNGQSSGNQQPLVDAILSYGNVQLRRVNLWRYAAGTPVEEWLKNGQLFRSRFLVSHVSDFLRFVTLFRYGGLYLDMDVVVLQSMENVPPNYAGAESDYMLAAGIINLSATGIGHEIAELCLRDFQHNFNGHNWGNNGPGVITRVAQRICDTDYVALMQDDRKRCMGLKVYWRGAFYAVSSRQWRDLFNPDRLEQTMARTKYSYVVHVWNKQSNKVPIKGKVAAAFI
- the LOC117900617 gene encoding lactosylceramide 4-alpha-galactosyltransferase-like isoform X1 translates to MLPRQPLLRMMTRAYLLLLSLILVPAKTNQSFSFRLDDILLSEPRPTPGRSIFFHETSCYDAKAEQHSRLNLSARQACAIESAALHNPNFQVFVLFADPKYRASPNGQSSGNQQPLVDAILSYGNVQLRRVNLWRYAAGTPVEEWLKNGQLFRSRFLVSHVSDFLRFVTLFRYGGLYLDMDVVVLQSMENVPPNYAGAESDYMLAAGIINLSATGIGHEIAELCLRDFQHNFNGHNWGNNGPGVITRVAQRICDTDYVALMQDDRKRCMGLKVYWRGAFYAVSSRQWRDLFNPDRLEQTMARTKYSYVVHVWNKQSNKVPIKVGSSSAYAKLAERNCPRAYHAAGEYF